CCGGTCTTACGACAGCAACGGGCCGGATGTGAAGATTCGAGGTACGGCCAGCCATGTTGCTGAGAAGTACCAGTCTTTGGCACGGGATGCTCTGGCCTCCGGCGATATCGTGATGGCAGAGAACTACTATCAGCACGCCGAACATTATCTGCGCATCATCGCAGCCGCCCAGCCTAGCGGCCGGGAAGACGGCCGCCAGCCTGCCAACAATGGCAACAACAATTCCGAGCAGCCGTCTCAGGAACGCAACAATCGCCGCAGCGGGCCGAACGGTCAGCAGGAAATCACCGGCGACGAGCCGCAGCCGGATGTCGAATTCGAGAATACGGCTGTCGAGATGGAAGTGGCCGTGATCGAAGACTATAGCGATGACACACCGCAGCCGGATGTCTCCAGCAAGTCTTCGGACGATGAGGATGATGATACGAGCTCCAATGATGAGGCCGCTTCGGCTCCTGCGCCGCGCCGCCGCCGCCGCACGACCTACCGCTCCCGCAAACGGACGACAGATGGTGCGGATGACGCTGGCGACAAGTCGGATGCCGGTGGTGTCGAAGTTGCCAAAGTGGCCGCCGAAGACTAGGCGAGCCTTGCTCGATGAGAAAGACTTGAAGCCCGCTTGTTAGCGGGCTTTTTCATGTCTGGATGCCTTTGATGAACAATGAGCGTCAGCAAATTTTGATCAGAGCGTAAGGCTGTCGCCGGGTCTGATCACACCCGACGTCAGTGGCATGAGGTGAATACCGCAGTCGGTATGATCGAAATGGGTCATCAGCAGCTTGGGGATCTGCTGGTCGCGCTCGCCTGTTTCGGGGTTTGCGTTGGTGGCTGCGCAGCGTTCTGTACGCTTTCGGACATGGAAGGTCACCTCGCCGATGGTCACCTCGCGACCAACCCAGTCATGCTCCTGCCAGCTGTCGGCTCCCTCGATATAGAGATTACCGCGGAACCGGATTGGATCAAGCTCGGCTCCGGCCTTCTCGCCGATTGCTCTCACGCTTGCGAGATTGATCAGGCTGATGTCTTGGGTGCTGGAATCGGTGAAGGCATGGCCATTGGCGTGCAGTAGTTTGGGCGCGCCGCGCATGGGTTTTTGCACATAGGTCTGAAGATAGGCAATGACCTCGCTCATGTCACCGCCATCGAAGAGATTGCCCTCGGCCTTGAGCTCGCCATGAAGGGCAACCGACAGGGCTCCGGTTTCGGGATCAAAGCTGGTTCTGAGGGCCGCCAGTTCGGGCTGTTTCATCAACATCAGAAAATGGATCTTGGAGAGATGGGCCGGGGATTGAGGGTCAAAACCGCTCGGGCCGTTTTCGATGGCAAAGGCCCGATCCCATGGCAGGGGAGCGCCTTTTGTCACATCGACGCTTTCCAGAGACTGTGGCGAAAATCCCTTGATGGGATAGCGATAGATTGCGCTGAGGGTGATGGTCATTTGGCAGTCTCCGGAAAATTGGCTCGCAGCATCAATTATTTCATCCTTCCCTCTTTTGTGGCGGATTTGCAACACTATATTCAGGTAGATCCCATGTAACAGGCTGTGAAACCTTCACGCAAGCCTGGCGCGGGATTGGGCTATCATCATGGCTTGCTGGAAGTGACCGGGAGCTTGTGGGATAGTCAAATTCAGTGAGTGACACCCAGATCATGCCGTTGAACGGATGAGAGGGATGGGCACAAGGAGAGTGAACATGAATTTGGAACGCTATACGGAGCGGGCGCGCGGCTTCATGCTGTCAGCGCAGACCTACGCGATCGGGCAGGGACATCAGTCCTTCCTGCCGGAACATATTCTCAAAGTCCTGATGGATGACAAGGAAGGCCTTGCATCCGGCCTCATTGATCGGTCTGGCGGCCGGTCCGCCGACGTTCGGCGCCAGCTTGAGGCCCATCTGAAGACCATCCCGGCCGTGTCTGGTGCGGGTGCCGGACAGCTTTATCTGTCGCCGGGGATGGCGAAGCTTTTTGAAAAAGCCGAAGAGGTGGCGAAGAAAGCGGGCGACTCGTTTGTCACCGTTGAACGCCTTCTGTTGGCATTGAGCCTGACGCCGGATATCGAAGCCGCCAAAATCCTCAAAGATGCCGGGGTGACACCGCAGAATCTCAATGCTGCCATCGAGCAGTTGCGCGGTGGCCGAACCGCCGATTCGTCCTCTGCCGAGGACTCCTACGAAGCACTGAAAAAGTATTCCCGCGATCTCACAAAAGATGCCCGCGATGGCAAACTTGATCCTGTGATCGGTCGCGATGATGAAATTCGCCGGACCATTCAGGTCCTGTCGCGACGGACCAAAAACAACCCGGTGCTGATCGGTGAACCCGGTGTGGGCAAGACTGCGATTGCGGAAGGGCTTGCGCTGAGGATCATCAATGGCGACGTGCCCGAATCGCTCAAGGACAAGAGGCTTCTGGCCCTCGATATGGGGGCGTTGATTGCCGGGGCGAAATATCGCGGCGAATTCGAGGAACGCCTGAAAGCGGTGCTGTCCGAAGTGGAAAATGCTGCAGGCGAGATCGTCTTGTTCATTGACGAGATGCACACCCTTGTCGGGGCTGGCAAATCGGACGGGGCAATGGATGCCTCGAACCTTCTGAAGCCTGCCCTTGCGCGTGGTGAATTGCACTGCGTGGGCGCGACGACGCTTGATGAATATCGCAAATATGTCGAGAAGGACGCTGCTCTTGCCCGCCGGTTCCAGCCGGTGATGGTCAACGAGCCGACGGTTGCCGACACGATTTCGATCCTGCGTGGTCTCAAGGAAAAATATGAACTCCACCATGGGGTTCGTATCGGTGACAATGCGCTGGTGTCTGCTGCCACCCTGTCGGATCGCTATATCACCGACCGGTTCCTGCCGGACAAGGCCATCGACCTTGTTGACGAGGCAGCCTCTCGTCTTCGTATGCAGGTCGATTCAAAGCCGGAAGAACTCGACGAGCTTGATCGGCGAATCATCCAGCTGAAGATCGAACGTGAAGCCCTTCTGAAGGAAGAGGATGATGCCTCGAAAGACAGGCTGTCCAAACTGGAAGACGAGTTGGTCGATCTTGAAGAAGAGTCGGCAGTGATGACACAGCGCTGGCAGTCGGAAAAGGACAAGCTCTCTGATGCCACCAAGCTGAAAGAACAGCTCGACGAGGCGCGTGTTCATCTCGAACAGGCTCAGCGTCGAGGTGATTTGGCCAAGGCCGGTGAGCTTGCTTATGGTGAAATCCCTCGCCTTGAAGCGGCCCTGTCTGAAGTTGAAGATCGGGCGCAACAGGCCGGTTCGATGGTCGAACGGTCGGTAACCGCTGATCATGTCGCCCATGTTGTCTCGCGCTGGACCGGCATTCCGGTCGACAAGATGCTCGAGGGCGAGCGGGACAAGCTGTTGCGCATGGAAGCCGAGCTTGGTCAGCGGGTGATCGGGCAGGCCGATGCAGTCGCTGCGGTCTCCAAGGCGGTGCGTCGTGCGCGTGCCGGGCTTCAGGATCCGAACCGACCAATCGGCTCGTTCATGTTCCTTGGGCCAACCGGTGTTGGTAAGACCGAGCTGACCAAGACGCTTGCGGACTTCCTGTTTGATGACGAACAGGCGATGGTGCGGCTCGACATGTCCGAGTTCATGGAGAAACACTCGGTGGCTCGTCTGATCGGTGCACCTCCGGGCTATGTCGGCTACGAGGAAGGCGGCGTGTTGACCGAAGCCATTCGTCGTCGGCCCTATCAGGTGATTCTGTTTGACGAGATCGAGAAGGCACATCCGGATGTTTTCAACGTCCTTCTGCAGGTGCTTGATGACGGTCGGCTGACCGATGGTCAGGGACGGACGGTGGACTTCCGCAATTCGCTGATCATTATGACCTCGAACCTTGGGGCGGAATTCCTGCTCGGCAAGGAAGAGGGCGACGTCAAGGAAGCGGACAAGGAAAAGGTCATGGAGGTCGTTCGTGCGTCCTTCCGACCCGAGTTCCTCAACCGAATCGATGAGGTCATCATTTTCCATCGCCTGCTGCGCGAGCATATGGCCTCGATTGTCGAGATCCAGATGCGGTATCTCTCCAAGCTGCTTGAAGATCGCAAGATCGAGCTTGTGCTTGACGAGGATGCGTTGAACTGGCTTGCCGACAAGGGATATGATCCGGCCTATGGTGCGCGACCGCTGAAACGGGTGATCCAGCGCCATTTGCAGGATCCTCTGGCAGAAGAACTGTTGGCAGGACGGATCTATGATGGCAGTCGCGTGCATGTGTTGGTCAAGGACGATGCATTGACCTTCGGGATTGAAGCGATCCGATAAACAAGATCCTGTCTGGATGAAAACAAAGCCCCGGCGCGTCAAGCGTTGGGGCTTTTGTGATTCGGGGGTATGCGGATTCGCTGCTCAATCAATGGGGCAGAAGCGGGACGAGGCAGCATGACGCATGAGGGGTATCTCAGTCGTCATCATTCTGCGCGACCTGAATTTCAGTCGGCTTGCCAAGCAGCTCATCAATGCGCTGACGCTCATCGCTGAAAGATGCGAGCATTTCGCCCTGCAGACTGCGGCCGCGTGGCAAGCGAATGCGCATCGGATCCACATGGCGTCCGTTGACTGTCACCTCATAGTGAAGGTGCGGTCCGGTGGATAGGCCGGTGGAGCCGACATAGCCTATGATCTGGCCCTGACGGACATAATCGCCAACATCAAAGCCGGGTGCAAAGTTCGACATATGTGCATAGCCAGTGGCGTAACCGTTGGTGTGCTGGATCTCAATGAACTTGCCGTAGCCGCTGGACCATTTGCGCGTGATGATTCGTCCATTGCCGGACGCCATGATTGGGGTGCCGCGTGGTGCGGACCAGTCCACGCCCTTGTGCAGGCGGGAAATCTTGAGAATCGGATGACGGCGCCAGCCGAATGGCGAGCGGAACTTGCCACCCTGCATGGGTTTGCGCATCAGGAACTTTTTCGCGCTGCGGCCATTCTCGTCATAATAATCGACGATGCCGTCATCGGGCGCGCGATAGCGATAGTAGCGCTTGGTCTTGCCGCTCAACTGGACTTCCACAAACAGGATCTCGGCCTTGGACAGGTCGCCGTCCTGCGGCACGGAATGGAAGATCTGCAGCGAATCACCTGGCTTGACCTTGGCCTTGAAGTCGAGGTCGAAGGACAGGATCTTGATCAGTTCGTCGATCATTTCAGGTGAGACACCGTTGTTCAGTGCCGTCTGATAGAGCGATTCGTAAACCGACAGGCGTGGACCTGTGCGCAGGGTCGTCAAGGCATCGGATGAGACGGCGAGGGCGCGTGCCCCTTCAACCGGTTCATCGGCAATGCGGAAGCTGCCCTGATCGGTGCGTGCGACAGTAAGCTGATGCTCTTCGCCGAGATAAAGGCTGAGACGGAGCGGAGCGCGATCACGGATGCCGTCATTGACCAGCTCATAGACAATGCGCATGCGCTGGTTGTTGGAAAGGGCCTCGATGCCGGCTTCTTCCCTGAACAGTTCGGCAAGCACTTCGGCTTCTTCTTCCGTCGCTTCATTTTCGAGCAGCAGGTTGCGAACAGTGTCGCCTTCCACCGCCAGAATGATCTTTTCTTCCGTCTCCGTGCCCTGACTTGTGCCTTCGGTCTTGGTGATCGAGCTCATGTTTTCGGGGACGATGCTGATATAAGAAGGGGCGACGGCATCGACAGAGGCTGTGGGGAACACGAAACGGCCCGGATCAATGACCCCGAGGGCTGGAGCATTGGCTGTCGAATCATCGGACAGGAACAGCGCGGACTGAGCAACCAGTTGGCGAATGGCAAAATTGCTCGGTCCACCAGCATCGAGATTGTAATCCGAGACCAGATTGAGCGGTTCGGCTCTCAGGCGCATTTCCCCTTCAACGTTGGCTGAATAGAGAACATCATCCTGAAAACTGGCGTCCTGCTGCTTCTTCTCGCTGGCAGAGGCGAAAATGCGAACAGCGTTGAAGGCCGGGAAGGAGAGATTCTCGCGCTTCTTGGTTTCAAGCGACGCGGAGATCAGCATGAAGGGGCGTGTGGAAATCAGGTTTTCATCGCCCAGAGACGAGATCGTGCTCACCTGAATTTCGCGACGGTGAGAAACCGGACGAATCGTCTTGGAAAGGCGATTGCCCTTGTTGCCTGCAGAGATCAGTTCGCCCGGCTTGAGATTGAGGCTTTGCGCTTCTTCGGTCCGGAAG
This window of the uncultured Cohaesibacter sp. genome carries:
- a CDS encoding DUF4167 domain-containing protein, with translation MRQSQKNNRTRSRGRKPSNPLTRSYDSNGPDVKIRGTASHVAEKYQSLARDALASGDIVMAENYYQHAEHYLRIIAAAQPSGREDGRQPANNGNNNSEQPSQERNNRRSGPNGQQEITGDEPQPDVEFENTAVEMEVAVIEDYSDDTPQPDVSSKSSDDEDDDTSSNDEAASAPAPRRRRRTTYRSRKRTTDGADDAGDKSDAGGVEVAKVAAED
- a CDS encoding MOSC N-terminal beta barrel domain-containing protein; translated protein: MTITLSAIYRYPIKGFSPQSLESVDVTKGAPLPWDRAFAIENGPSGFDPQSPAHLSKIHFLMLMKQPELAALRTSFDPETGALSVALHGELKAEGNLFDGGDMSEVIAYLQTYVQKPMRGAPKLLHANGHAFTDSSTQDISLINLASVRAIGEKAGAELDPIRFRGNLYIEGADSWQEHDWVGREVTIGEVTFHVRKRTERCAATNANPETGERDQQIPKLLMTHFDHTDCGIHLMPLTSGVIRPGDSLTL
- the clpB gene encoding ATP-dependent chaperone ClpB produces the protein MNLERYTERARGFMLSAQTYAIGQGHQSFLPEHILKVLMDDKEGLASGLIDRSGGRSADVRRQLEAHLKTIPAVSGAGAGQLYLSPGMAKLFEKAEEVAKKAGDSFVTVERLLLALSLTPDIEAAKILKDAGVTPQNLNAAIEQLRGGRTADSSSAEDSYEALKKYSRDLTKDARDGKLDPVIGRDDEIRRTIQVLSRRTKNNPVLIGEPGVGKTAIAEGLALRIINGDVPESLKDKRLLALDMGALIAGAKYRGEFEERLKAVLSEVENAAGEIVLFIDEMHTLVGAGKSDGAMDASNLLKPALARGELHCVGATTLDEYRKYVEKDAALARRFQPVMVNEPTVADTISILRGLKEKYELHHGVRIGDNALVSAATLSDRYITDRFLPDKAIDLVDEAASRLRMQVDSKPEELDELDRRIIQLKIEREALLKEEDDASKDRLSKLEDELVDLEEESAVMTQRWQSEKDKLSDATKLKEQLDEARVHLEQAQRRGDLAKAGELAYGEIPRLEAALSEVEDRAQQAGSMVERSVTADHVAHVVSRWTGIPVDKMLEGERDKLLRMEAELGQRVIGQADAVAAVSKAVRRARAGLQDPNRPIGSFMFLGPTGVGKTELTKTLADFLFDDEQAMVRLDMSEFMEKHSVARLIGAPPGYVGYEEGGVLTEAIRRRPYQVILFDEIEKAHPDVFNVLLQVLDDGRLTDGQGRTVDFRNSLIIMTSNLGAEFLLGKEEGDVKEADKEKVMEVVRASFRPEFLNRIDEVIIFHRLLREHMASIVEIQMRYLSKLLEDRKIELVLDEDALNWLADKGYDPAYGARPLKRVIQRHLQDPLAEELLAGRIYDGSRVHVLVKDDALTFGIEAIR
- a CDS encoding M23 family metallopeptidase, with amino-acid sequence MTTADWTDKTPSGQDGHNSVINLGHAPALLTPSARLNPPDRRTLNIRWLVGTVLTGCTSIFLMGGALVAGIQSQDDMAEQAFRTEEAQSLNLKPGELISAGNKGNRLSKTIRPVSHRREIQVSTISSLGDENLISTRPFMLISASLETKKRENLSFPAFNAVRIFASASEKKQQDASFQDDVLYSANVEGEMRLRAEPLNLVSDYNLDAGGPSNFAIRQLVAQSALFLSDDSTANAPALGVIDPGRFVFPTASVDAVAPSYISIVPENMSSITKTEGTSQGTETEEKIILAVEGDTVRNLLLENEATEEEAEVLAELFREEAGIEALSNNQRMRIVYELVNDGIRDRAPLRLSLYLGEEHQLTVARTDQGSFRIADEPVEGARALAVSSDALTTLRTGPRLSVYESLYQTALNNGVSPEMIDELIKILSFDLDFKAKVKPGDSLQIFHSVPQDGDLSKAEILFVEVQLSGKTKRYYRYRAPDDGIVDYYDENGRSAKKFLMRKPMQGGKFRSPFGWRRHPILKISRLHKGVDWSAPRGTPIMASGNGRIITRKWSSGYGKFIEIQHTNGYATGYAHMSNFAPGFDVGDYVRQGQIIGYVGSTGLSTGPHLHYEVTVNGRHVDPMRIRLPRGRSLQGEMLASFSDERQRIDELLGKPTEIQVAQNDDD